The Rattus rattus isolate New Zealand chromosome 16, Rrattus_CSIRO_v1, whole genome shotgun sequence genomic interval CTCCGATCACCAGGATTCATTCTGCTATTCCGGACAAAATGAAGGAACCTAGACGGTTAACCCAGAGGCACATCACCGGGGGtttcaggactggagaggtgTCCTACGCTACGCCCGGCATCCAATCCCGGGTCTGGTCCTAATTACCGGGCTGAAAATCCTCACCGTAGAAGGCTGATTCGAGCCGCGAACACCTGCGGAGCCACGGTTCCCGCCGCAGTCCGGCAACTAACGGTAGCTTGCTCGTGCctaactacatttcccagaactCTCAGCGGCAAGTCCGTTAGCCGGCCAGCCGGCCGGCTGGGCTCGCGACAGGAAATTCATTGGCTCCGCGGTGGTGGTGGCTGGTGATCAGCAAGATCATACGCAGATCTGTTGCTAACCCTCACAGCTTTCATCCTGCCTACGCGCTAAACACCACTTTATGCTCACTTCTGTGTGGGAGGAGGCAGAGCAAGACAAGCCGGGGCCTGTAAGGGAAccagaactacaactcccagagtGCTTCGGTAGGCACAGCTTCCTGCTTCGCCGAGTAGCAGCGGTAACCGTTCTCAGATTATTTGGGCTCCAGAAGCCAGCGAGTGaaggagcagaagccagagtAAGGGAACGATAAAGAACAGAATACGATCTTTGATTTAAACAATGCTGACGGGCATAGTGCTGCTGTTAATTCCCACGGATGCTCAAGGCCAGAGCAAAGGGCGAACAGCCCTCTAGGAAATGCAAGAGAAGCTGCCCCAGGAACTATGGGAAACGTAGTGCACTGATTACTAGCCAAACCTTTAAGGGGAGAAATTCTTCCTCTTGTATTTTGACCATTCAAACACAGAATTTGCCTTGTAAGTACTTAGGGTAAATAGTACGCATAAAGTCCCTTTATAACAGCCTTGGAGCTGTTTCAGACACTGCGTTTCCTATGTGGAACTTTAATAAAGTGGACCAAAGGAACCTATGGCTATTATGTGATACAGCATAACCTATACGTAAGCGCCTCGGTAGgaagaaatcttaaaaactaCTAACGGCTTGTTTGTTCTAAGTTAACCTTCAACTAGATGTTCACTCCAGGACACAAGTGGAATGCTAGTCCATGGcaccagatgccctcttctggcccgtGTGTGTTCAGGTCAcaggctcgtgtgtgtgtgtgtgtgtgtgtgtgtgtacagtccaGAGACCCATACCACCAGCCTTCCTAAATCACTCTCCCATCTATAGTTTTGAAATAGGGTTCCTTACCGAATCTTTAGTTTACTGATTtgctaaactggctggccagcaagccactGAGATCCCTCCGTctctgcccccaaccccaaagaGTGCCTCGGTACATGGCTTTTATGTGTGTTGGGAATCCAAAATCTGCTCcccaagcactttaccactaagccatctcttttaAAACTCATATTTAATGAAATTCATCAGTTTGGCTAATCGGCTACCAGCAGGTGGTAGGGATCTGTCCATTTCTGAAACTGCAGGTGCCACCAgccaccaccatgccaggctgcTGTACAATGAGGCTGTGAATCTGAACTCCGGTCCTCAGGCTCTCACAGCAGGTGCtgtattgactgagccatcttcccagctcccaaaaaatatgtatttttaatgtgtagTTGAAACAGGTTTCTATGAGTAGAAACTTAGCACAAAACTCTGGTATGACTATAGATGTAGAAGGTGaggttcattttgattttcatagGTTGAGAATCTAGGATCTAAGTAGACCTGGGCTGAAGAAAAAGTCCACACTGAGGCTTTGGAAACAAGAGGCATGTTTTCAAAGTCTGTCTAAAGAACCAGATAGAGGCCCATAGCTCTGTAGGTAGAGCACTTGGCTaagaaatgggggggggtggtagTGGCTGCCAgtgagaagtggaggcagaaggattggggattcaaggttatcctctgctacatagggagtttgagctACACCGaacttggatggatggatggatggatggatggatagatagataggatagatagatagatagacagacagacagacagacagacagacagacagacagacagacagacagatagatagatagatagatagatagatagcctgGACTGGAATGAACCAAGAGCAGGATGGGTAGGGCTTTTCATTTCAGAGcaccaagagcttttccttttttccattttgatgTTATtgtggttagaattaagtatgactgggttcatgaaaaatccccagccagctgcagaagacttaTACAAATCTgctggtcaagatgaataataatatgatacgtcaagatacccaatgcgatgacctgtaacctttctgaaaaaccaacatcctgctgaccaatagatatgacaaacctgtgacctttctgacatcctgtcaacatcagctgattccctgaccacatgaatattgtgtcctcggcctgcataaatgtttcttacttcccccctccctctgttacccatgttatggtataaattcagccttggggaaaaataaaattgtcgccttgatcagactcttgtcttggcatccttcttcacgtctcgtcccccattctcttccaggtaaccCCCGGACCCTTCCCTTacaggtctacaaagtgagttctaggccagccagggctacagagtgagatctatctcatcccttcctccccgaaagaacaaaaccaaacaactcccTTGGCTCCTCCAGAGTGAGTATGGCGCTGGTGGTGCTTTGATTTGGACCCAGTAGGTGTCAACTTCGGACTTCTGACCTTCATATCAAGTAGTCTCAGAATGAGACAAGAGATAGAGGTGgagttcttattttgtttttattttctgtgtgtctctgtgcatacTTGTGAGCATGCTGAGGGgtgcatgtgggggtcagagaacaGTCTGCAGGAGTGAGCTCCCCTGCCACTCAGTCCGTCACGTTTGCACACACCGTCACCTGTGCAGTCACCTTACTAGTCTTGCTCGTTACTGTTAGTCATTTCCATCGAGTTTCATCGAGAACGGTAACTGCAGGGAATGCTGAGCCCAATCTTGGAACCTCTGTCACCGTGGATCTCATAGATCCTATTTCTTGTTTGGTTAGAGACttccagggtctcatgtagcccaggttagccttgaaatTGCTATAAAGTTGAAGGTAACATGATTCTCCAGCTCTCACGTCCTGGCAGCTGTGAGTACAAGCGTGTGCCAAGATAACCAGTGTCCTTTTGTatgtgagtgcgtgcgtgtgtgtgtgtgtgtgtgtgtgtgtgtgtgtgtgtgtgtgtgtgtgtgcatgggtgtggaggccagaggagacagTCTTGGTAGTTGGTCATTCAGACACATCTATTTTCCtatgtgtctgtgcctgcctTCAGGGGCCCACTTCATTTCTCTTCACTTATTAAGTCAAGGTCTCTAGCTGATCCCAGAGCTGGTCTATTCCAGCTTGTCTAGGCAGCCAGCCTGCCCTGGGGATTTTGTCTTTGCTTCTCTCATATTGGGATTACGGACAGCCGCCATATTGCCTGACATGAGTTCCGGGACTCTGAATCCGGGTGCTCAAGCTTGTGTGGCCAATAGACTGATCACTGATCCCTCTCACcagaccacatttttttttttttttccggagctggggaccgaacccagggccttgcgcttgctaggcaagcgctctaccactgagctaaatccccaaccccaccagaccaCATTTTTATGTCTGAGAAAAGATCTTCCATGGGCTAGAAGCTCACCGAACAGCATACGCTGGCTGGCCACAGgcccccaggatctgcctgtctctgccctgcccAGTGGTGGGATTGTAAGGACATGCCACAATGCCCAGCTTTTTCATGGGTctgggggactgaactcaggtcctcgtgcttgcaagCCACGTGCTCTACCAACGCAGCCATCTCCTAGCCCCTTGTATTCCTTTTTAAAGACactttgtattgatttttttttaaaaaaagactgatttatgtttattgtgtttgtgtgttgtgtgaataAGTTGTCCCTCATAGCCTTGGGCTCCTGATTGATGACACAGTTTAGGAGGtttaagaggtgtgaccttgtttgaGGAGTCATGTCAGCATGCGTCTGTAGTTCGGGATGAGCCTCGTTTCCTCTTGCTGCCACACCTCCCTGTCTTGATGGACACTgcctctctgaaactgtaaacctaATAAAGTCTTCTCTGAGTTGTCTTGTCAGGgtgtttattatagcaacagaaacgtGTCTAATGCAGTCTGTGTGAGCATATGCTATATGTGGGGAGGTGCCCCGGGACTAGAGGAAGgctttggctctcctggaactagagttacaatcatagctgcccagtgtgggtgcagggatctgaacccaggaccttagcATGAGCTCTTGCCCACAGATCCTTCCCTCCAGGTCAGAGGATTACTCTGTGGGGTcggatctctccttccacctttaagTGGGTTCTGGGTATTGAGTTTGggttttcaggcttggcagcaagtgaaCCATCTCACTGTCCCCATTGTTGACTCTCTGACAGCACGTGTTCCCTTTCTGCACTTGGGGACCCCAGAGATCACGCCATCAATTTGCTTTGGGCCACTTCATCCCGTTAATCACCAGTAAACAGCTCAACCTGAAAATACAGTACTAGGGCTGCCAGAAGGATATGTTTATGAAGGACCGCTGAGACAGGCAAGCAGGGTGGCTTCTGCAGACGGGATGAGATAAGggctccctatgtagcccaggctggccttgaactctcaaccctcctacctcagcctctccagaGCTAGGatcacaggcgtgtgccaccatgcctgactcttcCTGGACCCTTGTAGCAGATAAGGAACTGCAGCCATAGGAGAAGGGCTTGTCAGCGGCTGGGTGGGACGTCAGCTCTGTCTGGGGGGTCAGCGTCCTTTGGGAGGCAGCAGCACAGGGACACTAGGTGATGATGAGCATCTCCTCACGGTCTCTGCTCTCCGACATGGAGTTGATGATGCTTTTTAAATACTTGATGAACTCCACCCGGACCTCCTCGGGGTCTTCCTCCAGATTTGAGTGCACCAGCTTCAACTTGTTCAAGGGGGGAGCTCCAAAGGGGAAATGAGGCTAATTAGGCTTCAAGAGTGAACAAAGAACACTTTCTAGCTTTGACAAGCCAGGCTTCTGGAACACTGCTTtgctgctcctctctctccttttttccttccctcccttgcaGGACTCCCAAAGTACCCCAGGCATGCCTagaactcttggtcctcctgcttAGTCTCTCCAGCGCTGAGGAGGTTAGACACATGTGCTAGACACATGTGCAGGAATGTGCTGAACTTCTCAAGTCTTAACCTGCTTGACAAAAATGGTTTTAAGAAACTGCCCcgtgaagcgcaaggccctgggttcgatcctcagctccgaaaaaaagaaccaaaaaaaaaaaaaaaaaaaaaaaaaaaagaaccaaaaaaaaaaaaaaagaagaaactgccccgtgggtggtggtggtggtggtggtgcacacctttaatcccagaaatcaggaagcagaggcaggtggacctctgagtttgagggcaatcTAGTCTACAAaacgagtttcaggacagtcatgGCTACAGGGACTctctgtcaagaaaaaaaaaaaaaaaaaaaaaaaaaaaaaaaaccaaacaaaaaaaaaaccgagggggttgggatttagctcagtggtggagcgcttgcctagcaagcgcaaggccctgggttcggtctccagctccggaaaaaaaaaaaaaaaaaaaagatctgccccctaaacaaacaaataaacgaacAACCCTGCCCTCTGCAATAGGGAAAATACCAAAGCAGGCACTGGCAGGTCcttgtttttggcttttgtttgtgtgGTGCTACAGAAGGAACCCAAGTGCTCTGTCACAGAGCTGTATCCTGCCATATCACTCagggattctgggcaggggctctaccactgagtcacgcccCCAGCGCCTCacaggggattctaggcaggggctctaccactgagccacgcccccagcgcctcactgggggattctaggcaggggctctaccactgagccacgcccccagcccctcactggggattctaggcaggggctctaccactgagtcacgcccccagcacctcactggggattctaggcaggtgctctaccactgagccacgcccccagcccctcactgagggattctaggcaggggctctaccactgagccacgcccccagcccctcactgggggattctaggcaggggctctaccactgagccacacccccagcccctcactgggggattctaggcaggggctctaccactgagccacacccccagcccctcactgggggattctaggcaggggctctaccactgagccacacccccagcgcCTCacaggggattctaggcaggtgctctaccactgagccacacccccagcccctcacagggggattctaggcaggggctctaccactgagccacgcccccagcccctcactgggggattctaggcaggggctctaccactgagccacgcccccagcccctcacaggggattctaggcaagtacCTCACTACTAATTCATGCCTCTATGAACACCTGTACACGAgaggtatatatatgtacattcaggcaggcagacacacacacacacacacaggcttcaaACACTGAAGaccaaagcaagagaagaaagtcCAGGGTGCTTACACAAAGCCAGGTTGCCCTTGTCTCCTCCAGACCCCGGTTTGTGGTGGGCCACAAGCATGCAGTGACTGTCTTGGAGGAACTGTTGCTGGACAAAGCAGGAATACCACATTTCAATTTCCTTTAGGTGGCTTGGGATATCAGCGTTGAAGACAATCACCACTCCATGAGCATCCTTCATCAGGGCTGGCCAGCAGGACTCAAACCTGACATGtggaaaggaagtcaggagagctGTAGGGCAGGTGTCCTCGCTTCTCAGTgttcattattgttattgttgttgttattattacagCACTGGGGGCTTTACACATACagtgcaagtgctctaccgctgagccatgccccagtccctcactgggggattctagacaggtgctctaccgctgagccatgccccagtccctcactgggggattctagacaggtgctctaccactgagtcacacccccagcccctcactgggggattctaggcaggggctctaccactgagccatgcccccagcccctcactgggggattctaggcaggtgctctaccactgagccacgcccccagcccctcactgggggattctagtcaggggctctaccactgagccacgcccccagcccctcactgggggattctaggcaggggctctaccactgagccacgcccccagcccctcactgggggattctaggcaggggctctaccgctgagccacgcccccagcccctcactggggggttctaggcaggggctctaccactgagccacccaacCCTGACCCTGCTTTCTGTCAGTCACCTGTCCAAGCGGAGCTATGTGAAAGGAAACTTACTTGGAGTCGCCACCACAGTCCCAGAGCTCAAATTCGCAGCCTGTGCCTTTGTTGTTGCTTGTGACATGTGGGTTCTCAAACTCTAGGAtcctgaaaacacaaacagcacaGCAGGCTCCCTGATTAAGAAGCGGCTTTGGAATATGCCCAGAACCCAAGGGAGTGAGTAAATGACACTTCACAGCTGCTTCAGAGACTCATATGGAGCAGGCTCACCTCACACCTTGTGTTGGGTTGTATTCAGTGATGTCTGAAGATTCAGTCAGAAAGTTGGCCAGCACTGTTTTGCCACTCTGTAAAATCAAGAGCAAATAGAGCCGAGAGAGAAACCACACAGGAGGCCTCACCTACCTTGCAtgctg includes:
- the Ift22 gene encoding intraflagellar transport protein 22 homolog isoform X1 → MLKAKILFVGPCESGKTVLANFLTESSDITEYNPTQGVRILEFENPHVTSNNKGTGCEFELWDCGGDSKFESCWPALMKDAHGVVIVFNADIPSHLKEIEMWYSCFVQQQFLQDSHCMLVAHHKPGSGGDKGNLALSPPLNKLKLVHSNLEEDPEEVRVEFIKYLKSIINSMSESRDREEMLIIT
- the Ift22 gene encoding intraflagellar transport protein 22 homolog isoform X2, with translation MLKAKILFVGPCESGKTVLANFLTESSDITEYNPTQGVRILEFENPHVTSNNKGTGCEFELWDCGGDSKFESCWPALMKDAHGVVIVFNADIPSHLKEIEMWYSCFVQQQFLQDSHCMLVAHHKPGSGGDKGNLALCKHPGLSSLALVFSV